In one window of Cytophagaceae bacterium ABcell3 DNA:
- a CDS encoding DUF4159 domain-containing protein codes for MKKSIFLLIFSLQLVLTGGACAQNHAFKIAKLKYGGGGDWYANKTSLPNLIEFCNKNLNTNIAPEEDVVEVGSPDLFTYPFVHMTGHGNVVFTEEDARNLRNYLTSGGFLHIDDNYGMDQFIRLELKKVFPEHELVELPFDHPIYHQKYPFPKGLPKVHEHDNKPPQGFGIIHEGRLVLFYSYETDLGNGWEDQSVHNDPEEIRQKALQMGANLVSFALTSF; via the coding sequence ATGAAGAAAAGCATTTTTCTTTTAATTTTTTCACTACAATTGGTTTTAACGGGGGGCGCCTGTGCACAAAACCACGCTTTCAAAATTGCAAAACTAAAATATGGCGGCGGCGGCGACTGGTATGCCAATAAAACCTCCTTGCCTAACCTTATAGAATTTTGCAACAAAAACCTTAACACCAATATTGCGCCTGAAGAGGATGTTGTTGAAGTAGGAAGCCCAGACCTCTTTACGTATCCATTTGTTCACATGACAGGTCACGGAAATGTTGTTTTTACAGAAGAGGATGCAAGAAACCTGCGAAACTACCTAACAAGTGGAGGTTTTCTACATATAGATGACAACTATGGGATGGATCAATTTATAAGATTGGAACTAAAAAAGGTTTTTCCTGAACATGAGTTAGTGGAACTGCCGTTTGACCATCCAATTTATCATCAAAAATACCCATTCCCCAAAGGACTCCCTAAAGTTCATGAGCATGACAACAAACCGCCTCAGGGTTTTGGCATTATACACGAAGGCCGTTTGGTACTTTTCTATTCTTACGAAACAGACCTAGGGAACGGCTGGGAAGACCAGTCTGTACACAATGATCCGGAAGAGATCAGGCAAAAAGCGCTGCAAATGGGAGCAAACTTAGTATCTTTTGCCCTTACTTCTTTCTAA
- a CDS encoding 16S rRNA (uracil(1498)-N(3))-methyltransferase — protein sequence MQIFYLPDFSEGNNILSEEESRHCINVLRHKKDDLIHVTDGKGNLFSALITTAHSKKCAISIKESLPVNNRRDFSIEIALAPVKSADRNEWFVEKCVELGVDKIHFIHCENSERRHLNPARMERIAISAMKQSLNFNLPKISELQKFNNFLASLNDMDIQKFIAWVDKEQRNKHLFNVAEKKGKYLVLIGPEGDFSEKEINLAIECGFTPISLGNSRLRTETAGIATCHILNLVNDI from the coding sequence ATGCAAATCTTCTACCTTCCGGATTTCTCTGAAGGAAACAATATATTATCTGAAGAAGAATCCAGACACTGTATAAATGTACTCAGGCATAAAAAAGATGACCTGATCCACGTAACAGATGGTAAAGGAAACTTATTTTCTGCATTAATAACTACTGCACACAGTAAAAAATGTGCTATAAGCATAAAAGAATCCCTACCGGTCAACAACCGGAGGGATTTTTCTATTGAAATTGCCTTAGCCCCCGTAAAAAGTGCAGACAGAAATGAATGGTTTGTAGAAAAGTGCGTAGAGCTGGGAGTTGACAAAATCCATTTCATCCATTGCGAAAACTCCGAAAGAAGGCACTTGAACCCCGCTCGGATGGAAAGGATTGCAATAAGTGCCATGAAGCAATCGTTAAACTTTAACCTGCCCAAAATTTCCGAGCTACAGAAGTTTAATAACTTCTTAGCATCTTTAAACGATATGGACATTCAGAAGTTTATAGCTTGGGTAGATAAAGAACAAAGGAACAAGCATTTGTTCAATGTAGCAGAAAAAAAAGGAAAATACCTAGTACTGATCGGCCCAGAAGGCGATTTTTCTGAAAAAGAAATAAATCTAGCTATTGAGTGCGGCTTTACTCCTATAAGTTTGGGAAACAGCCGACTCAGAACCGAAACAGCAGGCATTGCTACATGTCATATACTTAATCTTGTAAATGATATTTAA